The stretch of DNA atgttatgggaggctgcagaatgtttgtatgttatgggaggctgtggtatgtttctgtggtgtgtgaatgtttgtatgttatgggaggctgtggtatgtttctgtgttgtgtgtgaatgtttgtatgttatgggaggctgtggtatgtttctgtggtgtgtgaatgtttgtatgttatgggaggctgtggtatgtttctgtggtgtgtgtgaatgtttgtatgttatgggaggctgtggtatgtttctgtgtgtgtgtgtgaatgtttgtatgttatgggaggctgtggtatgtttctgtggtgtgtgaatgtttgtatgttatgggaggctgcagaatgtttgtatgttatgggaggctgCAGTTGTttctgtggtgtgtgaatgtttgtatgttatgggaggctgtggtatgtttctgtggtgtgtgaatgtttgtatgttatgggaggctgtggtatgtttctgtggtgtgtgaatgtttgtatgttatgggaggctgtggtatgtttctgtgtgtgtgtgaatgtttgtatgttatgggaggctgtggtatgtttctgtggtgtgtgaatgtttgtatgttatgggaggctgtggtatgtttctgtggtgtgtgaatgtttgtatgttatgggaggctgtggtatgtttctgtggtgtgtgaatgtttgtatgttatgggaggctgtggtatgtttctgtgttgtgtgtgaatgtttgtatgttatgggaggctgcggtatgtttctgtggtgtgtgaatgtttgtatgttatggGAGACAGTGgtatgttatgggaggctgtggtatgtttctgtggtgtgtgaatgtttgtatgttatgggaggctgtggtatgtttctgtggtgtgtgaatgtttgtatgttatgggaggctgtggtatgtttctgtggtgtgtgaatgtttgtatgttatgggaggctgtggtatgtttctgtggtgtgtgaatgtttgtatgttatgggaggctgtggtatgtttctgtggtgtgtgaatgtttgtatgttatgggaggctgtggtatgtttctgtggtgtgtgaatgtttgtatgttatgggaggctgtggtatgtttctgtgtgtgtgaatgtttgtatgttatgggaggctgTGTATGTTTCTGTGGTGTGTGAAGTTtgtatgttatgggaggctgtggtatgtttctgtggtgtgtgaatgtttgtatgttatgggaggctgtggtatgtttctgtggtgtgtgaatgtttgtatgttatgggaggctgtggtatgtttctgtggtgtgtgaatgtttgtatgttatgggagactgtggtatgtttctgtggtgtgtgaatgtttgtatgttatgggaggctgtggtatgtttctgtggtgtgtgaatgtttgtatgttatgggaggctgtggtatgtttctgtggtgtgtgaatgtttgtatgttatgggaggctgtggtatgtttctgtgtggtgtgtgaatgtttgtatgttatgggaggctgtggtatgtttctgtggtgtgtgtgaatgtttgtatgttatgggaggctgtggtatgtttctgtggtgtgtgaatgtttgtatgttatgggagactgtggtatgtttctgtggtgtgtgaatgtttgtatgttatgggaggctgtggtatgtttctgtggtgtgtgtgaatgtttgtatgttatgggaggctgtggtatgtttctgtggtgtgtgaatgtttgtatgttatgggaggctgtggtatgtttctgtggtgtgtgaatgtttgtatgttatgggaggctgcggtatgtttctgtggtgtgtgaatgtttgtatgttatgggaggctgtggtatgtttctgtggtgtgtgaatgtttgtatgttatgggagactgtggtatgtttctgtggtgtgtgaatgtttgtatgttatgggagactgcggtatgtttctgtggtgtgtgaatgtttgtatgtcatgggaggctgcggtatgtttctgtggtgtgtgaatgtttgtatgtcatgggaggctgtggtatgtttctgtggtgtgtgaatgtttgtatgttatgggaggctgcggtatgtttctgtggtgtgtgaatgtttgtatgtcatgggaggctgtggtatgtttctgtggtgtgtgaatgtttgtatgttatgggaggctgcggtatgtttctgtggtgtgtgaatgtttgcTGCGTTATGTttctgtggtgtgtgaatgtttgtatgtcatgggaggctgtggtatgtttctgtggtgtgtgaatgCTTGTATGTTacgggaggctgcggtatgtttcTGTGGTGTATATCCATAAATAGTGAAACTCTGACCATTTTTATAATTGCTATATAGATTCAAgcatgaaaattaaattttataaatggAGAAAAACCCGAAAAAAAATTAGCATGATCTATAAGGCAACTGTATCATCAAGCTGGATCAATGCTAAACTGAAATCACAATGGCATAGGATTTGTCTGAATACAGGGACCTCCTAGCATAATAGATCCTATGGGTAGTCTGAGAATACAAATTAGATCCAAATTCTTTATTATGAATCAGTTCAGACATTATCCTGATAATGATAAATTTCAGTGAGTATCGCTAGTCCACACATCCCCTACCTTGTTGAGACTGTCCTGGGAGCCCATCAGATTCTCTAGTCCTTTGGAGCCTTTCACCAGGGCGTTTTTGATGTCCTTGTCCATACCTGGAATACTGATGTCTCCAAACACCTGGAAATCAAATAATTTACCTTAGAAAGAGTAAAATTTTTTGGTTGCGAACTATTTAAGTTATTTTATCAGAATGATCTCCATATATCGATGTTTTTCAGAACAAACTTGCAAGCAGATATATCGGAAAATAGAGAGGAGCGTTATTgccaaatttgactctagttcTAAAAGACTTGATAAAAAGCAGAATAAGATAATTGCCGAGAGAATATGGTATTACTAAAGAGCTGTCTGTATCttactttttaatatatttctttaatgttaaacaaaacaacatgaACTGAAGATGCATAGAGATAACTTTTACAAAGAGCTGTTTAAATCTGATTCTACCCAGATCTATCAAGTTCCACCATTtcctcaatctgattaaaatacagatccttataaccactccactcaatagaggatctgacaacatcccataagaggtcatgttcggatgacctttataccttGTATTCATAAGAtcacatacattttatacacattgctacgtcaattgataatgccatttcgtcccagtatacatatacgtttagctttgttgtgctctttggacgagatgactacgtacacaaaaataattcagacagctttttcaaactatttcgtccccagtcaagattctggcagtgtcaatttgattggccatttctaaaggtcatctggacgtgacccctaatgggctgttgtcagatcctcttatcaaacataGTGATAAAAAGGATccgtattttaatcagattgcaattTCCCTTACATAaagtaaaatttaattaaatgttgaaataacaATAAGTCATTTTAAATCATGTTTCCATAGTAATATTCTCAGTTTTTGGGTAAATCCAGAACTACGCTTTAATGGCAAATATTAACATACACCCCACCAGATTGACGGACAAcatgattccagtatacccctcCCCTTAACTTTGTTATTGGAGGTATAATAATTGAACTTCTGTCCTAactattattaaaatatttgtcatAAAGTCGTGTATCTTACCTCTACAACTGCGCCATCAGGAAGTCTCAGAAAGTGTCGGTACAGTTCCCGCAATCCGTCCAAATGTATGGTGTGGATGGACACGTGAGTAGTTACCTCCTTACGTCCATCTTGTTTCTCACGATTCTCAATTCCGTTCTCGTCCCAAATGCTGTCCTCAAcctgtttccatggtaatgCAAACATGTACTAGTGGCAGAAttgttatctatatatatacatctacatAAAAGGCTCATAAAAATGGTCTCTACAGCAAAGTgcgatacatgtacaaaaactGAAATCTTTTAAAGAACGCTTTTGTGACTTATACTCCAGTTTATACAATACTTGTACAAAAACTGCGAAAAATACATATCTTTGCGACTTAGATTCCAGAGcggtgtatacatgtacgtgtacaaATACTAggaaaaatcgtaaaaaaaagTGTCTACGACTTATACTCCAGTGTGacttatatatgtacaaaaactgataaaatagttaaaaaaagCTTATCCTTGgtgctatacatgtacaaaaaatgaaaattggaaAAACGGACTCTGCAGCGTATAGCCCGGTGTGGCTTTTACGTGTACAAAAATTGTAGAAACATGTCTCTTTGGCTTATACTCCAGTGAGGCTTGTACAATAACATCGAAATTCGATAAAGATGTCTGTGTGACTGTATGTTTACAAATACTGGGAAAATCGTTAAAACCGTCTTTGAGACTTATACTCCAGTGTGGCTTATTCGTGTACGTGTACAAACACTgagaaaattgttaaaaaatgtcTCTGCGATTTATACTTCACTGCAGcttatattctgtatttgcatattacagagttatctgcccttccgggtaggtattgattgtgacgtcatatgtttgcgagcgtaacgtcatacgtttcggagaaaacgacgtgaattgcgctcacaaaataatgacgcaacaatcgatacctacccgcaagggagctaactgtgtaatatgcaaagacggaatatgtaCAGAAACTGATAACTTTGCTGCTTGTACTCTAGTGCGGACAAACAAAGAAAATGGAAATGAATGTCCTCTGCGACTTATGCTCCGGaacacacacagtataaacaTGACAATAGTTATAGAAACTGTTGCCTTACATCTTCCTCCTCCCATATGTAGTCGTACACCGCTATCTTCCTCCGCTCGCCTTCCTCCCCACGCCACATCTCTGCTTTCTTAGTGATGTAGTTCAGTTCCTGGTTGGAAACTTCAAGGTCGTATGGAATGAAGAACTTTTCTTCGTCGCCACGGAGACGCCAGTACACATCCAGCAGACGGCCGTTATTATGGAGCCTGTTGTGGCATGAAAAAGACGGCCGTTATTGTGGAGCCTGTTGTGGCATGAAAAAGAGGATTTAAGATTCTCCAAGTGTTACTTTATTTATATGGCGATAATTCTCATGAGATTGCTGCTTTTGTAATGTCAAGGCATCTTGTTCTGTTCACGAAAATTTCTTCTGCTAAATAATAACGAATTAAGTAAACTACTGTACATTTCAAGCCAGACCACAAAATTTTAATTCTGAATCGTTGAAATTAAATGCCAAAGTTGGACAATTTTTAACCCTTAAATATAGCtggttatataatatacagtatatgtattataattacattaacGTTTACAAGTGTCACATGTCGCGACTCCCTATCAATAAATTACAAGTCTATAGTAAAAATGTATGGTGGGGGATTGCATTATATAGCCACTAAAGAGTATGTGCATCGAGTACCCTTTAGTCAGCTCTACATGCAATGTGGCGTTTTTTGTCCCCTCACCTACAATAGTTAGgtaatatttatgtaaaaatgtatttagttatataaatacaaagaaTATATGATGTATTCTTACATGTGTACTTGCTACAGAGTTTGTATCAAGTCAATGTTGTTTTCCATGTCGTTTTAATAAAACGGCCATTTCAATCAAAATCTGatgttttggttgtttttacTATTGTACTATTCCATAGCTTGCTGCTGGTCTGCCTAATGCCATTCATAcaagggatcaaccaactaaataaaaaaagaccttcgaaatggcccctgtgtatataagattgagcccaggatagaattttaacccggccgctgaattgctggctaattatgaatttcaaaagtaaaaatgttttctgacaggtaattattcctagataaccatgatatgaatttggaaattcatattgcaatttaggttcaaaatatcaactttgataatgaatagttaaaagcattagaatttcaggattttttagtgcaaaatgcgcctgatttcaataaagctaccctggttggagtttgagcagaaggacccaaacttttttttctatttagtgttatatgagaacctagactttaattatagaacacaatagctaactaatattcctttgttttaataatacagtacaaaactttaacaaagtttaacactctggtctatgtaaaattatttagttggttgctctctacaaaataaatgataaattacaAGTCTATAGTAAAAACGTATAGGCATATTACCTGAGGAAGTACATGTAGAGACAGGAGGCCGTCATAAACATATGGAAGACATATATAAATGCCGTGAGAAAGATACCAGCCAGACCCGAACCCTCCACAGTGTCAAAATGCCAGTACAGCTTGGCAAAATCAGCAATGGGATTGATAGCTGTCACCTCTTGGCGCTGCAACAGAAATACAGTAATGAACATGTTGGTTACTCTTTTAAATAgattatacaatgtagtttaCTGAAactcatatatatttacagaacCTGTTTTAATTATGCTCTTATCATTGTCAGTAGTGCAACATGTATACACCATATCTCCAATGTTTTTCAGAATAAAGTAACAAGCAGGGTAAGAAATTAGAAAGGGATGTTGTTGCCGGATTTGACCTAAGTTATAAAAGAGTTCATAAAAAGAAGATGGGGTTATTGCCGAGTGGAGCTTATTGTCGGTAGAATATAGTACATTGCTATggacttttttttaaatgtttgctCATCGACATCAAAAACAATTAAAGAATCTGAATGATGACTTAATAACACTGCTGCAGACGTAAAAGAGAAATTATTTGTGACATGTAATTCTTTGTATTAAGCTTTCTTTAAACTCCATGAATATGTTCACACATGATTTAATTATCATTCTATCACTAAGATCATCGAGAATATAAGAGATGCAACTCCTGAGCCAGGTACTAAATGGTATATTTTAGGTTCATCTGGTGCTGCTGGTTGCCGACATGTTTCGGCCTTAAAGGCAGGCCGTCATCAGGGCAATAGAGGTCAATGACAATAGAGGTCATGTGATAATAACAATGTATTACGACGTCATAGATAAGTTGCTAAGGAAGTAATGGAGGAAATGATACATAGCTAAATGGTGATTGGTCTAAAATCTAGGGATATGAATGCAAAAGTTTCATGAAATTTTAAAGATGAATGACAcaatagaaataacaaattaGTTTGATGAGGATATATGAgtagaaataaattaaatatgtatagtTCATAAATTTCATATAGTAAATGTAAGCTGTATGAGTATCTCATATATAGGGCTATGTGAGCCAGCTTAAGGGCTTAGTCTGAAAAAGTATTGGTTGTGGTATATCACTAAGTTTAAACAAACGATTACATCCAATAGTTATGGATAACCGTATgaacaaataattcaattttgcttgttacgagcattttcattggcttaaaaattttctttatcagcccataaaggaaacaagaggcccaaagggccttaacggtcatctgactaccttggcaatagtaaaattaattatatatggtctcactttgtcaggaccatgtcaggatcattttcaatttctttcaacaaattttatttcaaacaagaggcctaagggccttaacatataggaaattaattagatatagtgtcatggtagccatcttcgatttgggatcaaccagagatgtaacaatactttgttgggaccatgtcaggattatttcatgcaagtttcacccaaatcgcactggtagaacttgagaagaaattgaaaatgtgttttcaagatggcggctgtggcggccatcttggatttcggattgacccgaaaaataacaacactttgtcgggaccatgtcaggttcatttcatgcaagtttcagccaaatcgcaccggtagaacttgagaagaagttcaaaatgtgttttcaaaatggcggctgtggcggccatcttggatttcagatcgacccgaaaaataacaacactttgtcgggaccatgtcaggatcatttcatgcaagtttcacccaaatcgcactggtagatcttgagaagaagttcaaaatggtgttttcaagatggcggctgtggcggccatcttggatttcggattgacccgaaaaataacaacactttgtcgggaccatgtcaggatcatttcatgcaagtttcagccaaatcgcaccggtagaacttgagaagaagttcaaaatgtgttttcaaaatggcggctgtggcggccatcttggatttcggatcgacccaaaaaataacaacactttgtcgggaccatgtcaggatcatttcatgcaagtttcagccaaatcgcaccggtagaacttgagaagaagttcaaaatgttttttcaagatggcggctgtggcggccatcttggatttcggattgacccgagaaataacaacactttgtcaggaccatgtcaggatcatttcatacaagtttcagctaaatcgcactgatagaacttgagaagaagttcaaaatgtgaaatgttaacgcacggcggacggcgccgtaggcgcacggcggacggcgcacgatgacagacgaaacatgacgactataggtcatctgacccgaagggtcaggatgacctaaaaatggggTCGCTgtttgtgacgttgctaatTCTGAttggcgtaatgatttcatagacaaaggAGTCCCacaatgaattttgagtattgaagagattatctttagtactttgaattataaggattaatttgaatagattttttatgttatggagatataacacaaaaatcggagtgtactctcatcataaaccgcttcgcggtttatttagagtacactcagatttttgtgttatatctccataacataaaaaatctattcaagttaatccttaattataGAACAATTATGGGGAAACAATCAACATGCGAAAATTTCCACATTTATTTGACAATACTTACTCCAAGAGACACATCCACGATCAGAATCGTCAGGGGGTCAAGGAAAGTGTGGAGGCCATACACGATCACAAATTTACATCCGAGGTCTGGGAAGAGTCCAAACAACAGTTGGGAGATCCAGACCAGGATAATAAACAGACAGAATATGATCAGGTTCAACAATGGACCGGTCCATACCACTCCAATCTCTTCTCTCGTCGCCAGCAGTGTCGGCTGGTAGTTCAGTTCTACTGTGTATGGCAGGAAGTTGAAGCTGTGAAAAAATACGAACAGCTATGTTACTTTTAACAGACGGCTCTAGCTGTTACTCACAAATCAAATTGACAGTGTTAGCACTACATCTATAATATACTAAGATTTATTTTTAGAGGCTAACAGCgtttattatttcaatttttcttaCAGTGCTATTATAAATAACTTGAAAACCAAAGTCCTCTTAAAAGGATCCTGAAGTTAGCCCTATATATACAGAATTGATTTCTAGACATGTTCAAAACTAATAGCTTTAGTGGTCTCCATGACTGGTGTATaccaatttttattgaaatcagataatttctaaatatttactGCTCTTAGGACCACAGTGACTATCTTGGATTTCTCAGGAGAAATTTAAACTCATTCATGTATTAATTTGCATATCCACAACGACAGCTATTACCATTAATATGCACTTTCAAATTGGTTTTCAAGAATTCgaaattaatatcaaaacttTGAGGAAAACTTACGAGTTGACAGGGATGTTGATAACATGCAAGTACAGCCATTGTCCGATATAATGCATGTACATTCGCATAAAGAAAATGACGATGAACAGGAGGATCATTCCCCAGAATTCCTGACTTCTCCACTGTGAGAGGCCGAGCTCCGCTAGAAACTGACGTCCCACGTACTGCATCTTCTCATAACTCTTGCGTGCCGTACGACCTTTCCCTGCAAAGGCTGGTCTAAAATTGTAAAGGTTcatttattaaataactaaGGATTGAACTGCTTTCAGATGGCAATTATGGGAAAATAAACGCCAACTGAACAATAGCAAATGCTAGGGTATGAAGTGTGCTAGGACTTTTTGTAGAATTTGCCAAATGTGTTCATATCAAGAGAACCAGATAACACTTTAGTGTTTCACTACTCGCACATTTTGATAACtctaaaaaaatcttaatagTCTACCTATGTTTTGATTACGATTTTGAACAACTTAGTTGTTATCATACAAAGCATGCCTGAAGATCGTGAAATCTTTTTAATGCAGTTAACTGTATATGTGAAAATTTATGTGAGAGGAAATTTATGGTAGCACTATTACACAAATGTCGCTTTTCACAGTGtgtaatttgttttgtaaatgtatgAACTGTGTTGCTAAAAGTTTGAAGTGACGGTCATTTTTCTGATAGAGACGTCGACACCTTCAAACTTTTAGCAACACAGTTcatacatttacaaaacaaattacaCACTGTGAAAAGTGACATTCGTGTAATAGTACTACAATAAATTTCCTCTAACATAAATTTTCACATATACAATTAACTGCATTAAAAAGATTTCACGGTCTTCAGGCATGCTTTGTATGATAACAACTAAGTTGTTCAAAATCGTAATCAAAACATAGGTAGActattaagatttttttagaGTTATCAAAATGTGCGAGTAGTGAAACACTAAAGTGTTATCTGGTTCTCTTGATATGAACACATTTGGCAAATTCTACAAAAAGTCCTAGCACACTTCATACCCTAGAATTTGCTATTGTTCAGTTGGCGTTTATTTTCCCACAATTGCCATCTGAAAGCAGTTCAATCtttagttatttaataaatgAACCTTTGCAATTTTAGACCAGCCTTTGCAGGGAAAGGTCGTACGGCACGCAAGAGTTATGAGAAGATGCAGTACGTGGGACGTCAGTTTCTAGCGGAGCTCGGCCTCTCACAGTGGAGAAGTCAGGAATTCTG from Argopecten irradians isolate NY chromosome 15, Ai_NY, whole genome shotgun sequence encodes:
- the LOC138309845 gene encoding uncharacterized protein, translating into MKFDQSVFTVLPSKASLKPGMVLVFELFLLRGATVKSDRVVGWGSFPICDAQFDIIEGKYKCPFLRGEMDPNIEKHEKVEELVAGDLDHWLCNMYLEIVKLPRFLAGQKEYEVELEFSSTLTAYPDRVKTGGEEYRDGENPEPGSSSTVGSEQEVDIGTSRDSLKSPSFYETDNEGGRSVRSTATATKVKLDETNMLETTTYGSRIIHKDRKMHMAIGDDSEESDSDIDDMYAIKKGQEFKQVKGMPGMYYKHYLNNPQDDYQKKLFSMLPRTTLLQPPKNKKKLTRVEQLEQHSIAVQPAFAGKGRTARKSYEKMQYVGRQFLAELGLSQWRSQEFWGMILLFIVIFFMRMYMHYIGQWLYLHVINIPVNSFNFLPYTVELNYQPTLLATREEIGVVWTGPLLNLIIFCLFIILVWISQLLFGLFPDLGCKFVIVYGLHTFLDPLTILIVDVSLGRQEVTAINPIADFAKLYWHFDTVEGSGLAGIFLTAFIYVFHMFMTASCLYMYFLRLHNNGRLLDVYWRLRGDEEKFFIPYDLEVSNQELNYITKKAEMWRGEEGERRKIAVYDYIWEEEDVEDSIWDENGIENREKQDGRKEVTTHVSIHTIHLDGLRELYRHFLRLPDGAVVEVFGDISIPGMDKDIKNALVKGSKGLENLMGSQDSLNKVRGRQTVHTRSGFHADSPRPSSAGSSMEDIKKKKHM